A single genomic interval of Bacillus sp. es.036 harbors:
- a CDS encoding 8-oxo-dGTP diphosphatase — MTIVQRVTNCILNDEANDRVLLLQKPRRGWWVAPGGKMESEESIRDSVIREFREETGVYLKNPKLKGIFTFIIKENEVTKSEWMMFTFLATEYDGESVEKSAEGKVAWVKTDDVSDLPMAPGDYHILDYMMKGHGIIYGTFTYTPDFKLLSYRLDPS; from the coding sequence GTGACAATTGTGCAACGAGTAACAAACTGCATTTTAAACGACGAAGCAAATGATCGCGTACTCTTACTACAAAAGCCGCGCCGAGGTTGGTGGGTTGCACCAGGTGGAAAGATGGAATCGGAAGAATCCATCCGTGATTCGGTGATTCGCGAGTTCCGAGAAGAGACTGGTGTCTATTTAAAGAACCCCAAACTTAAGGGGATTTTCACATTCATTATTAAAGAAAATGAAGTAACTAAGTCTGAATGGATGATGTTTACGTTTCTTGCAACGGAATACGATGGGGAATCAGTAGAAAAGTCAGCAGAAGGAAAAGTAGCTTGGGTTAAAACAGATGATGTGAGTGACCTTCCAATGGCTCCGGGAGATTATCATATTCTTGACTATATGATGAAAGGCCATGGAATAATTTATGGAACGTTCACCTATACCCCCGATTTCAAACTACTTTCTTATCGACTAGACCCGTCTTAA
- the hisF gene encoding imidazole glycerol phosphate synthase subunit HisF gives MLTKRIIPCLDVKDGRVVKGIQFVGLRDAGDPVELARVYDEEGADELVFLDISASHEGRETMVDVVRQVAAELAIPFTVGGGINKLEDMKRVLRAGADKVSMNTAAVLRPELIREGADYFGTQCMVVAIDAKWEEDTDSWRVYTHGGRTATEWDAVEWAIKAHEMGAGEILLTSMNADGSKDGFDVPLTKAIGEAVSIPVIASGGAGSSEDFLEVFHEASADAALAASIFHYKETSLSHVKDYLKQNGVAIR, from the coding sequence ATGCTGACGAAACGAATTATCCCGTGCCTTGATGTAAAAGACGGCCGCGTTGTGAAAGGCATCCAGTTTGTAGGTCTTAGAGATGCCGGCGATCCCGTTGAGTTAGCGAGAGTGTACGATGAAGAAGGAGCAGACGAGCTTGTTTTCTTAGATATCTCTGCTTCACACGAAGGAAGAGAAACGATGGTAGACGTGGTACGGCAGGTGGCAGCGGAACTTGCTATTCCTTTTACCGTCGGAGGCGGAATTAATAAGCTTGAAGATATGAAGCGTGTGCTTCGAGCCGGAGCGGATAAAGTATCGATGAATACCGCCGCTGTTCTACGACCGGAATTGATTCGTGAAGGCGCTGATTATTTTGGAACACAGTGTATGGTCGTTGCGATTGATGCGAAGTGGGAAGAAGATACAGATTCATGGCGCGTTTATACGCACGGCGGTCGCACGGCGACTGAATGGGACGCTGTTGAGTGGGCGATCAAAGCTCACGAAATGGGTGCAGGCGAAATTTTATTAACAAGTATGAATGCGGACGGAAGTAAAGATGGGTTTGATGTTCCTCTAACGAAAGCGATTGGCGAAGCTGTCTCCATTCCTGTCATTGCATCAGGAGGAGCAGGGTCTTCTGAAGACTTCCTCGAAGTCTTCCACGAAGCTTCAGCGGATGCTGCTCTTGCCGCATCGATCTTCCACTATAAAGAAACCTCACTATCACATGTGAAAGATTACTTAAAACAAAACGGGGTGGCGATTCGATGA
- the hisIE gene encoding bifunctional phosphoribosyl-AMP cyclohydrolase/phosphoribosyl-ATP diphosphatase HisIE: MNTEMIQFDEKGLVPAIVQDATSKEVLTLAYMNKESLTKTIETKETWFYSRSREELWHKGETSGNTQQVLDLRYDCDQDAVLVLVNPEGPACHKGTYSCFSDSLLEAKPNADRFAILNTLEQIIAKREAERPEGAYTTYLFNEGVDKILKKVGEEASEVIIAAKNRDHQELTWESADLIFHLMVLLREQECALDDVLQVLEERHASK; encoded by the coding sequence ATGAATACCGAAATGATTCAATTTGATGAAAAAGGCCTTGTGCCAGCGATTGTACAGGATGCAACGAGTAAAGAAGTGTTAACACTAGCTTATATGAACAAAGAGTCTCTAACGAAAACAATCGAAACAAAGGAAACGTGGTTTTACAGCCGTTCGCGTGAAGAACTATGGCATAAGGGAGAGACTTCAGGCAATACACAGCAAGTTCTTGATCTTCGCTATGACTGTGATCAAGACGCAGTGCTTGTACTTGTAAATCCCGAAGGACCAGCCTGTCATAAAGGGACTTATTCTTGTTTCAGTGATTCTTTGCTTGAAGCAAAGCCAAATGCGGATCGTTTTGCTATCCTCAATACACTTGAACAAATCATTGCTAAAAGAGAAGCTGAGCGTCCTGAGGGAGCTTATACAACTTATCTCTTTAATGAAGGTGTTGATAAGATTCTAAAGAAGGTTGGCGAAGAAGCTTCCGAAGTCATCATTGCAGCGAAAAACCGCGACCACCAAGAACTTACGTGGGAATCAGCCGACTTGATTTTTCATTTGATGGTGCTGTTAAGAGAGCAGGAATGTGCGCTCGATGATGTTCTTCAGGTACTTGAGGAACGACACGCTTCAAAATAA
- the hisD gene encoding histidinol dehydrogenase, whose protein sequence is MKIVNRNEGISIKRSIEQGTEEQRQAVLSILSQVKATGDQAVKENTKKFDGADLTELRVSTEEIEKAYRDISDELITTIRKAAKNIQTFHERQRRQSWFTTAEDGTMLGQKVTPLDSIGVYVPGGKAAYPSSVLMNVIPAIAAGVQRIAMVTPPDSNGNVPSGVLVAAKEVGVTEIFKVGGAQAVAALAYGTETIAPVDKIVGPGNIFVALAKREVFGIVDIDMIAGPSEIVVLADEHANPAYVAADLLSQAEHDERASAVLVTTSATLAERVQEEVKQQLVELPRAEIAAASIEDYGMIYVVDHLAEAVEAVNELAPEHLEIMVDEPMTLLGKIRHAGAIFLGPYSSEPVGDYFAGPNHVLPTNGTARFSSPLSVDDFIKKSSVISYSKEALRKNGNSIAALAKLEGLDAHARAVELRLEDLE, encoded by the coding sequence ATGAAAATCGTTAATCGGAACGAAGGCATTTCAATTAAGCGCTCGATTGAGCAAGGGACGGAAGAGCAGCGTCAGGCTGTTCTTTCGATTCTTTCACAAGTGAAAGCAACTGGTGATCAAGCGGTTAAGGAAAACACAAAGAAGTTTGATGGAGCAGACTTAACAGAACTTCGCGTTTCAACTGAAGAAATCGAAAAAGCCTATCGCGATATATCTGATGAACTCATCACAACGATTAGAAAGGCTGCAAAGAACATTCAGACGTTTCACGAGCGTCAGCGCCGCCAGTCATGGTTTACGACTGCTGAAGACGGCACAATGCTAGGACAAAAAGTGACGCCGCTTGATTCTATTGGTGTTTATGTTCCTGGTGGAAAAGCCGCTTATCCCTCTTCAGTACTAATGAACGTAATCCCTGCCATCGCAGCAGGTGTACAACGAATTGCGATGGTCACACCGCCTGACTCAAACGGAAATGTCCCTTCTGGTGTTCTTGTTGCAGCAAAAGAAGTAGGCGTCACGGAAATCTTTAAAGTTGGCGGCGCTCAAGCAGTTGCAGCACTCGCATATGGTACAGAAACAATTGCTCCTGTCGATAAAATTGTAGGACCGGGTAATATTTTCGTTGCTCTTGCGAAACGAGAAGTATTTGGGATCGTTGATATTGATATGATCGCTGGACCGAGCGAAATTGTTGTGTTAGCGGATGAACATGCGAATCCGGCTTATGTTGCAGCAGATCTTTTATCACAAGCTGAGCATGATGAACGGGCAAGCGCCGTTCTTGTAACAACATCAGCTACTCTAGCGGAGCGCGTTCAAGAAGAGGTGAAGCAACAACTAGTTGAACTTCCGCGCGCCGAAATTGCTGCAGCGTCGATTGAGGATTATGGCATGATTTATGTTGTTGATCACCTTGCGGAAGCGGTTGAAGCAGTGAATGAGCTTGCTCCTGAGCACCTTGAAATCATGGTTGATGAACCGATGACGCTTCTCGGAAAAATTCGTCATGCAGGAGCGATTTTTCTTGGTCCTTATAGCTCCGAACCTGTTGGGGATTATTTTGCTGGACCTAATCACGTGCTCCCAACGAACGGAACCGCACGATTTTCAAGTCCATTGTCAGTAGATGATTTTATTAAAAAATCAAGCGTTATTTCTTATAGTAAAGAAGCATTGAGAAAGAACGGTAACAGCATCGCAGCGCTCGCTAAGCTTGAAGGGCTTGATGCTCATGCTAGAGCCGTTGAACTTCGATTGGAGGATTTAGAATGA
- a CDS encoding tetratricopeptide repeat protein produces MRKELHASSEMKGRLIPFVQDGDYFYKKAMRAYQQRNLDKARQHLERAVKLVPEEVDYICQLAAVLSELGEYEASNEWLKFVLDDLDPEYYDCYFFLANNFAHMGLFKQTEEHARIYLKHEPEGEFMEDAEELVDLILFEQSEHLPQEIGEEEQLIQEHEAARKAIEAGHFLEAIELLERMTEVYSEFWPAYNNLALAYFYSEQYEEAVEVLDDVLTKNEGNLNAVCNLTLFYDFLGQHVKRDVMLERLKNVYPIHPDHSYKLGSTFGFLGEHELAFHWLRKVESTRHVWDVPFYHWLAVSAYQLNRPDLAKRYWKKVQTVDAKNEMAEHYLAELEAGTLHKNQVSYRSQMPQEVEESEGKHDYHARMTHLMLLYTRRDPEGASILQTYCKRKDEPLLVKELSAYIAVTLADESVQIVDDEGTYTVRTQTDFPEYVRSGMRVIAELEQADISDSELHELIAMIWLPCYVKLSNSSEAFQNVKATAATMFYMWHKVKQTNITQIEVANAFGVSGSTIYAYRKKLTRLLETNDL; encoded by the coding sequence ATGAGGAAAGAACTTCATGCTTCTTCGGAAATGAAAGGCCGACTGATTCCGTTCGTTCAGGACGGAGATTATTTTTATAAAAAGGCTATGAGAGCCTATCAGCAACGGAATTTGGATAAAGCAAGACAGCATCTTGAACGTGCGGTTAAACTTGTCCCCGAAGAAGTCGATTATATATGTCAACTTGCAGCGGTCCTGTCGGAATTAGGCGAATATGAAGCATCAAATGAATGGCTGAAATTTGTTCTTGACGATCTTGATCCTGAATACTATGATTGCTACTTTTTCCTTGCGAACAACTTTGCACATATGGGTCTGTTTAAACAAACGGAAGAGCATGCAAGAATTTACCTTAAGCATGAGCCAGAAGGTGAATTTATGGAAGATGCCGAGGAGCTTGTCGACCTCATCTTGTTCGAGCAATCCGAGCACTTACCTCAGGAGATTGGCGAAGAAGAACAGTTGATTCAAGAGCATGAAGCCGCTCGTAAAGCGATTGAAGCTGGGCATTTTCTTGAAGCGATTGAGTTACTTGAGCGGATGACAGAAGTTTATTCTGAGTTTTGGCCTGCGTACAATAACCTTGCCCTCGCTTATTTTTATAGTGAGCAGTATGAGGAAGCCGTCGAAGTACTCGATGACGTCTTAACGAAAAATGAAGGCAATCTAAATGCGGTTTGTAACTTAACGCTTTTCTATGATTTCCTCGGTCAACATGTTAAACGTGATGTGATGCTTGAGAGGCTTAAGAATGTCTACCCGATTCATCCAGATCATTCGTATAAATTAGGAAGTACGTTTGGTTTTTTGGGTGAACATGAGCTTGCCTTTCACTGGCTACGTAAGGTTGAGAGTACCCGACACGTGTGGGACGTGCCGTTCTATCACTGGTTAGCCGTTTCTGCATATCAACTGAATCGTCCTGATCTTGCAAAGCGTTACTGGAAAAAGGTTCAAACGGTAGATGCAAAGAATGAAATGGCAGAGCATTATCTGGCAGAACTCGAAGCGGGTACGCTTCATAAAAACCAGGTTAGCTACCGGTCACAGATGCCCCAAGAAGTGGAAGAGTCTGAAGGGAAACACGATTATCATGCTAGAATGACGCATCTGATGCTTCTCTATACAAGACGCGATCCAGAAGGTGCTTCGATTTTACAAACCTATTGTAAACGAAAAGATGAACCTCTTCTTGTTAAAGAGCTTTCAGCGTATATTGCGGTCACACTTGCTGATGAATCGGTCCAAATCGTAGATGATGAAGGGACGTATACTGTACGTACACAGACAGATTTCCCTGAATATGTACGATCAGGAATGCGTGTTATTGCTGAGCTAGAGCAGGCTGATATTAGTGACTCAGAACTGCATGAGCTAATTGCGATGATCTGGTTGCCTTGTTATGTTAAACTTTCAAATAGTAGCGAAGCTTTTCAGAATGTAAAGGCAACTGCTGCTACGATGTTTTACATGTGGCATAAAGTAAAACAAACAAACATCACTCAAATTGAAGTCGCAAACGCGTTCGGTGTATCTGGATCGACCATATATGCTTACCGTAAAAAGTTAACGCGCTTACTGGAGACGAATGACCTCTGA
- the trxB gene encoding thioredoxin-disulfide reductase — protein MSEKIYDVIIVGAGPAGMTAAVYTSRANLDVLMIERGIPGGQMANTEDVENYPGFDSILGPDLSTKMFEHAKKFGAQYQYGDVKEIRDNGDYKTVVSGNQEFHAKAIIVTSGAEYKKIGVPGEAEYSGRGVSYCAVCDGAFFKNKELVVVGGGDSAVEEGVYLTRFASKVTIVHRRDQLRAQKILQQRAFDNEKIDFIWNHTVKEILGENGKVNKTLLVNTVTGEEREFSADGVFIYIGMLPLNQAVSGLDITNEEGYIVTDENMATKVPGIYAAGDIRDKMLRQIVTATGDGSIAAQSVQHYIESLEDAGKEALV, from the coding sequence ATGAGTGAAAAAATTTATGATGTCATTATTGTCGGTGCCGGGCCTGCAGGTATGACTGCAGCTGTATACACTTCTCGTGCTAATCTCGACGTTCTTATGATTGAACGCGGGATTCCGGGCGGACAAATGGCAAATACAGAAGATGTAGAAAACTATCCAGGTTTTGATAGCATTCTTGGTCCAGATCTTTCTACGAAAATGTTTGAGCACGCGAAGAAATTTGGCGCTCAATATCAATATGGTGATGTGAAAGAAATTCGTGATAACGGTGACTACAAGACAGTCGTATCAGGGAATCAAGAATTTCATGCAAAGGCTATTATTGTAACGAGTGGCGCAGAATACAAGAAGATTGGTGTTCCTGGCGAAGCAGAGTATAGTGGCCGTGGTGTTTCCTATTGCGCGGTTTGTGACGGAGCTTTCTTTAAGAACAAAGAGCTTGTTGTCGTTGGCGGTGGAGATTCAGCCGTTGAGGAAGGCGTGTATCTTACACGGTTTGCTTCTAAAGTAACCATTGTACACAGACGTGATCAGCTACGAGCACAGAAAATTCTTCAACAGCGCGCGTTTGATAACGAAAAAATTGATTTCATCTGGAACCATACGGTGAAAGAAATTCTAGGTGAAAATGGCAAAGTGAATAAAACGCTTCTTGTTAACACGGTAACTGGTGAAGAGCGTGAATTCAGCGCAGATGGTGTCTTTATTTACATCGGTATGCTTCCATTAAACCAAGCTGTAAGTGGCCTTGATATTACGAACGAAGAGGGCTATATCGTGACAGACGAAAACATGGCGACGAAAGTTCCTGGCATCTATGCAGCAGGTGACATTCGTGACAAAATGCTTCGTCAAATCGTAACAGCAACTGGCGATGGTAGTATCGCTGCGCAATCTGTTCAGCACTACATTGAATCACTCGAAGATGCTGGAAAAGAAGCGCTGGTCTAA
- the hisG gene encoding ATP phosphoribosyltransferase has product MLTMAMPKGRIFEEAVELLRNAGYQLPPEFDDSRKLIIDIEEENLRFILAKPMDVPTYVEHGVADVGIAGKDVMLEEERNVYEVLDLKISGCYLAVAGLSDGPIKGVAPKIATKYPNVASNYFRQQGEQVEIIKLNGSIELAPLIGLADRIVDIVSTGRTLTENGLMETAFIEPITSRFIVNPVSYRTKDAIIDDMVQRLSAVVEGESADENR; this is encoded by the coding sequence ATGCTAACGATGGCCATGCCGAAAGGGCGTATTTTTGAAGAAGCGGTTGAATTGCTTCGAAATGCAGGTTATCAACTTCCCCCTGAGTTTGATGATTCACGGAAGTTAATTATCGATATAGAAGAAGAAAATCTTCGGTTTATTTTAGCGAAACCAATGGATGTTCCAACATACGTTGAGCACGGAGTAGCGGATGTTGGAATTGCGGGTAAAGACGTCATGCTTGAAGAGGAACGAAATGTTTATGAAGTGCTTGATCTGAAAATTAGTGGCTGTTACCTTGCCGTTGCTGGACTTTCGGACGGACCAATCAAAGGGGTGGCTCCGAAGATCGCAACAAAATATCCGAACGTTGCGTCAAATTACTTCCGTCAGCAGGGAGAGCAAGTTGAAATCATTAAGCTAAACGGATCGATTGAGCTTGCGCCACTGATTGGTCTAGCGGATCGCATTGTTGATATTGTCTCAACAGGTCGAACACTAACGGAAAACGGCTTAATGGAAACGGCATTTATTGAGCCGATCACATCTCGTTTTATTGTGAACCCAGTAAGTTATCGAACGAAAGATGCCATTATTGACGATATGGTCCAACGTCTTTCTGCGGTTGTGGAAGGAGAGAGTGCAGATGAAAATCGTTAA
- the hisA gene encoding 1-(5-phosphoribosyl)-5-[(5-phosphoribosylamino)methylideneamino]imidazole-4-carboxamide isomerase — MPITIYPAIDMRGGKCVRLLQGDYNKETIYGDSPFDMAKQFADDGAEWIHMVDLDGARVGKRVNDRHVLEVANNLSARVQVGGGIRTEEDVAYYLENGVDRIILGSSAISDPDFVKRMLSKYKEKIAIGIDARDGYVAVEGWLKTSEIKAVDLGKELAEHGAEVFIFTDISKDGTLSGPNVEAIAELGEATGKEVIASGGISNLDDVKSLEQRSDSISGAIIGKALYTNQFTLKQALEV; from the coding sequence ATGCCAATTACCATTTATCCTGCTATTGATATGAGAGGCGGCAAATGTGTACGCCTTTTGCAAGGTGATTACAACAAAGAAACCATTTACGGCGATTCGCCTTTTGATATGGCAAAGCAATTTGCTGATGACGGAGCCGAGTGGATCCATATGGTTGATCTTGACGGGGCAAGAGTGGGAAAGCGTGTGAATGATCGCCACGTTCTTGAGGTGGCCAACAACTTATCGGCGCGTGTACAAGTTGGGGGAGGAATTCGAACGGAAGAAGACGTTGCTTATTACCTTGAAAACGGGGTTGATCGGATTATTCTCGGTAGCAGTGCCATATCTGACCCGGACTTTGTGAAAAGAATGCTTTCGAAATATAAGGAAAAGATCGCGATCGGAATCGATGCAAGAGATGGGTATGTTGCAGTTGAAGGTTGGCTAAAAACTTCCGAAATTAAAGCTGTTGATCTCGGAAAAGAACTTGCTGAACACGGAGCAGAGGTTTTCATTTTTACGGATATTTCAAAAGACGGAACGCTATCAGGTCCAAACGTTGAAGCGATTGCTGAACTTGGTGAGGCTACGGGTAAAGAAGTGATTGCTTCAGGTGGGATAAGCAACCTTGATGATGTGAAAAGTCTTGAACAAAGAAGTGACTCGATTAGCGGTGCAATTATCGGAAAAGCTCTCTACACGAATCAATTTACATTAAAACAGGCGCTGGAGGTCTAG
- the rapZ gene encoding RNase adapter RapZ → MTDLIDKRIHMVIITGMSGAGKTVAMQCFEDIGYFCIDNLPPALLPKFVEMVDGSEGKLNKVALVMDLRGGDFFDHLVEAVDHLDSHDGLDAEVLFLDSKDSTLVRRYKETRRSHPLAPEGLPLEGIQKEREMLEELKGRSQQIIDTSDIKPVQLREKIMDRFSNNEKENFGVNVMSFGFKYGIPIDADLVFDIRFLPNPHYVEHLRPKTGVEEEVANYVFKWKETQIFLEKLIDMLAYMLPQYKREGKSQLVIGIGCTGGKHRSVAFAEHIGHHFESEYRTNITHRDIEKGKGHK, encoded by the coding sequence ATGACCGATTTAATCGATAAACGCATTCATATGGTCATTATTACAGGAATGAGTGGTGCGGGTAAAACGGTTGCGATGCAGTGTTTTGAAGATATTGGCTACTTCTGTATTGATAACCTGCCGCCAGCCCTCTTACCGAAGTTCGTTGAAATGGTTGACGGATCAGAAGGAAAGTTAAATAAAGTTGCGCTCGTGATGGACTTACGCGGCGGAGATTTCTTTGATCATCTAGTGGAAGCCGTTGATCATTTGGATTCACATGATGGCTTAGATGCAGAAGTGCTCTTCCTTGATTCAAAAGACTCCACGCTTGTCAGACGCTATAAAGAAACAAGGCGCTCTCATCCGCTTGCACCAGAAGGTTTGCCGCTTGAAGGTATCCAAAAAGAACGTGAAATGTTGGAAGAGCTGAAAGGCCGCTCCCAACAAATTATTGATACAAGCGATATTAAACCGGTGCAACTTCGAGAGAAAATCATGGATCGCTTTTCGAACAATGAAAAAGAAAACTTTGGCGTAAACGTGATGTCATTTGGCTTTAAATACGGCATTCCGATTGATGCTGACCTTGTATTTGATATTCGCTTTCTTCCAAACCCTCATTATGTGGAGCATTTGCGTCCAAAAACAGGTGTGGAAGAAGAAGTCGCGAACTATGTATTTAAGTGGAAGGAAACACAAATCTTTCTTGAGAAGTTAATCGATATGCTTGCCTATATGCTCCCTCAATATAAGAGAGAAGGGAAGAGTCAGCTAGTCATCGGCATTGGCTGTACGGGCGGTAAGCATCGTTCTGTCGCTTTTGCAGAACACATCGGCCATCACTTTGAATCAGAATATCGAACAAATATTACGCATCGGGATATTGAAAAAGGGAAGGGTCACAAATAA
- the hisB gene encoding imidazoleglycerol-phosphate dehydratase HisB gives MSEERKSSISRETSETSINLSFGVDGSGKTDLQTGVPFLTHMLDLFTKHGKFDLAIAANGDTEVDDHHTTEDIGICLGEALKQALGSKEGIKRYGNAFVPMDDALAQVVVDLSNRPHLEYRVELPSTRVGTFDTELVHEFLWKLAIEARMNLHVIVHYGHNTHHIIEAIFKALGRALDEATLIDPRVKGVPSTKGML, from the coding sequence ATGAGCGAAGAAAGAAAAAGTTCCATTTCAAGAGAAACCTCTGAAACATCGATTAACCTATCCTTTGGGGTGGACGGAAGCGGAAAAACTGATTTGCAAACCGGTGTCCCTTTTCTTACTCACATGCTTGATTTGTTCACTAAGCATGGCAAGTTTGATTTAGCGATCGCGGCAAATGGGGACACGGAAGTTGACGATCACCACACAACAGAAGACATTGGAATTTGCCTTGGTGAAGCACTAAAACAGGCGCTTGGGTCAAAAGAAGGCATTAAGCGATATGGCAATGCGTTTGTTCCGATGGATGACGCACTTGCTCAGGTTGTCGTGGATTTAAGCAATCGTCCTCATCTTGAATATCGTGTAGAGTTGCCATCGACGCGCGTTGGAACATTTGATACTGAGTTGGTTCATGAGTTTTTATGGAAACTTGCGATTGAAGCAAGAATGAACTTACATGTGATCGTTCATTACGGACACAATACACACCACATCATTGAAGCCATTTTTAAAGCGCTCGGACGTGCTCTAGATGAGGCAACGCTGATCGACCCTCGAGTAAAAGGTGTGCCCTCAACGAAAGGAATGCTGTAA
- the hisH gene encoding imidazole glycerol phosphate synthase subunit HisH, which translates to MIGIIDYGMGNLYSVSKALERLGYDYFVSEDEKELAKATGLLLPGVGSFRDAMAILTETGLKAFIEKEVEAGKPLLGICLGMQLLFEESDENGYAEGFSFLPGTVKKFPGKDAFGNAYKVPHMGWNKLVIHQPDSFLMSDVGDEHVYFVHSYYVDTDDHDVLISTADYAEEVPAVVGKGNVFGTQFHPEKSSHAGLTILKNYAQYVERNDA; encoded by the coding sequence ATGATCGGAATTATTGATTATGGCATGGGGAATTTATACAGCGTAAGTAAGGCACTAGAGCGTCTCGGTTATGACTATTTTGTTTCAGAGGATGAGAAGGAGCTCGCCAAAGCGACTGGACTTCTCCTTCCTGGAGTTGGTTCTTTTCGTGATGCGATGGCGATCTTAACTGAAACGGGCTTAAAAGCTTTTATTGAAAAAGAAGTGGAAGCAGGTAAACCGTTACTTGGCATTTGTCTTGGCATGCAGCTTCTTTTTGAAGAAAGTGATGAAAATGGGTATGCGGAAGGCTTTTCTTTTTTACCGGGAACCGTAAAGAAATTTCCTGGTAAGGATGCGTTTGGTAATGCCTACAAAGTCCCTCATATGGGATGGAACAAACTAGTGATTCATCAGCCAGATTCCTTTTTAATGAGTGATGTCGGAGATGAGCACGTGTATTTTGTTCACTCCTATTATGTTGATACGGATGATCATGATGTTTTAATTTCAACAGCTGATTATGCTGAGGAAGTTCCGGCTGTTGTAGGAAAAGGTAACGTGTTTGGCACCCAGTTCCACCCTGAGAAAAGCAGTCATGCCGGTCTTACGATTTTAAAAAACTATGCCCAATACGTAGAAAGGAATGACGCATAA